A single region of the Salvia miltiorrhiza cultivar Shanhuang (shh) chromosome 8, IMPLAD_Smil_shh, whole genome shotgun sequence genome encodes:
- the LOC131001163 gene encoding uncharacterized protein LOC131001163: MTSRKHKTLEETTKMAMQTPNSSVKSSLTVDTNPSETRDIFYFPGCKKDANCKCEICIASINATLDLMPQSTNRSSFTKSYAPRSFISRSPVSFNSSSADLSTPKSSARTMTGVPASPTPGLTERICRQKRRNDDLKYGVFLLRTFWCLILVFGVEYGASWMVSGVAKARLSPEFVKNLGSKSRDFESLSGRLEFLKNELERLVGGDVLGCSSVDHSLWKINQDGLLLTSRCVLYESMIEEVSIWGWPLQTAGLLAAEYSARSFTVITGRVREWSNGDAKYLVREAGNSSWTQEKWSTSVVQLESNTWILEYRRSFIGHNPKLVSAAIEFLRFKLTIQFKKMEREFWLAPAFGGQNSDDDRLGHIVPPT; the protein is encoded by the exons ATGACTTCAAGAAAACACAAAACTCTCGAAGAAACCACGAAAATGGCGATGCAGACGCCAAATTCCTCTGTCAAATCGTCGCTCACAGTGGACACCAATCCATCAGAAACGAGAGACATTTTCTATTTCCCAGGCTGCAAGAAAGATGCCAACTGCAAGTGCGAAATCTGCATCGCCAGCATAAACGCGACGCTCGATTTGATGCCGCAGAGCACCAACCGAAGCTCCTTCACAAAATCCTATGCCCCACGATCCTTCATTTCAAGAAGCCCTGTTTCTTTCAACTCTTCCTCAGCTGATCTTTCCACACCTAAATCAAGTGCTCGGACGATGACGGGTGTGCCGGCCTCTCCAACTCCGGGTTTGACAGAAAGAATTTGTCGTCAGAAGAGAAGAAATGATGATTTGAAATATGGGGTGTTTTTGTTGAGAACATTTTGGTGTTTGATCCTTGTTTTCGGCGTGGAGTATGGGGCTTCTTGGATGGTCTCTGGGGTTGCAAAGGCTAGGTTATCTCCGGAATTTGTCAAGAATTTGGGTTCGAAATCGAGGGATTTCGAGAGTTTGAGTGGAAGGCTTGAGTTCTTGAAGAATGAGTTGGAGAGGTTGGTCGGTGGAGATGTCTTGGGCTGCAGCTCTGTTGATCATTCCTTGTGGAAAATCAATCAG GATGGGCTGCTGCTTACCTCGCGATGCGTACTCTATGAATCGATGATCGAGGAGGTAAGCATTTGGGGATGGCCACTGCAGACTGCTGGATTGCTTGCAGCTGAGTATTCTGCAAGATCTTTCACAGTTATAACAGGAAGAGTTAGAGAG TGGTCAAATGGGGATGCTAAGTATCTAGTTCGGGAGGCCGGTAACAGTTCATGGACACAAGAAAAATGGAGTACCTCAGTGGTGCAGCTTGAGTCGAACACATGGATCCTCGAGTACAGAAGGAGCTTCATCGGGCACAACCCGAAGTTGGTTTCAGCTGCGATAGAGTTCTTAAGATTCAAGCTCACAATCCAGTTTaagaagatggagagagagTTCTGGTTGGCACCTGCATTTGGAGGCCAAAATTCTGATGATGATAGACTAGGGCACATCGTGCCTCCTACATGA